One Rhodoferax ferrireducens T118 DNA segment encodes these proteins:
- a CDS encoding acetolactate synthase 3 catalytic subunit — protein sequence MELSKARIASAAAKTAATSQTPTTPVKQLVATPDENELRGAEILIKALQAEGVKYVWGYPGGAVLHIYDALYKQDTIQHILVRHEQAAVHAADGYARATGEVGVALVTSGPGVTNAVTGIATAYMDSIPMVIVSGQVPTSAIGMDAFQECDAVGITRPVVKHNFLVKDAHQLAETMKKAFHIARSGRPGPVLVDIPKDVSFKKVHYAGYPATLEMRSYNPVRKGHGGQIRKALQLLLAAKRPYIYTGGGVLLSNASAELRTLVDMLGYPCTNTLMGLGAYPASDKKFLGMLGMHGTVEANNAMQHCDVLLAIGARFDDRVIGNPKHFAQNERKIIHIDIDPSSISKRVKVDIPIVGDVKEVLSEMIAMIKEGAVKPDADALGAWWDTIEGWRKRDCLKYDHGKNDVIKPQFVIETLWKMTKDADTYITSDVGQHQMWAAQYYRFDEPRRWINSGGLGTMGVGIPYAMGIKLAKPDSEVYCITGDGSVQMCIQELSTCLQYNTPIKILSLNNRYLGMVRQWQEVEYEGRYSHSYMDALPNFVKLAEAYGHVGMLVERAQDVEPALREARKLKDRTVFMDIRTDPTENVFPMVKAGKGITEMLLGSEDL from the coding sequence ATGGAATTATCAAAAGCCCGAATCGCGTCGGCGGCAGCAAAGACCGCGGCAACCAGTCAAACACCCACGACCCCAGTCAAACAACTCGTTGCGACGCCAGACGAGAACGAACTTCGGGGTGCCGAGATTCTCATCAAGGCCCTGCAGGCTGAAGGCGTCAAGTACGTCTGGGGCTATCCCGGCGGCGCCGTGCTGCACATTTACGACGCGCTGTATAAACAAGACACGATCCAGCACATTCTGGTTAGGCACGAGCAAGCAGCGGTGCACGCAGCCGACGGCTATGCACGCGCCACTGGCGAGGTCGGCGTGGCCCTGGTCACTTCAGGGCCTGGTGTAACCAATGCGGTCACCGGTATCGCCACCGCCTATATGGACAGCATCCCGATGGTGATTGTGTCTGGGCAAGTGCCCACCAGCGCCATCGGCATGGACGCTTTTCAGGAGTGCGACGCGGTGGGCATCACACGCCCCGTGGTTAAACACAATTTCCTGGTCAAGGACGCCCATCAACTGGCCGAGACCATGAAAAAGGCCTTTCACATCGCGCGCAGTGGACGCCCGGGCCCGGTCCTGGTCGACATCCCGAAAGATGTTTCGTTCAAAAAAGTGCATTACGCGGGCTACCCGGCTACGCTTGAGATGCGCTCTTACAACCCGGTGCGCAAAGGCCATGGCGGGCAAATTCGCAAGGCGCTTCAGCTCTTGCTGGCGGCCAAGCGGCCCTATATCTACACCGGTGGCGGCGTGCTGCTGAGCAACGCCTCTGCTGAGTTGCGAACCCTGGTGGACATGCTGGGCTACCCATGCACCAACACCCTGATGGGCTTGGGTGCGTATCCGGCCAGTGACAAGAAATTCCTTGGCATGCTGGGCATGCACGGTACGGTGGAAGCCAACAACGCGATGCAGCATTGCGACGTGCTGCTGGCCATCGGCGCCCGCTTTGATGACCGTGTCATTGGCAACCCCAAGCATTTTGCCCAGAATGAACGCAAGATCATCCACATCGACATCGACCCCTCAAGCATCTCCAAACGGGTCAAAGTGGATATCCCGATTGTGGGCGATGTCAAAGAGGTGCTGTCCGAAATGATCGCCATGATCAAGGAGGGTGCTGTCAAGCCCGATGCCGACGCACTGGGTGCCTGGTGGGACACGATCGAAGGCTGGCGCAAGCGCGATTGCCTCAAATACGATCACGGCAAGAATGATGTCATCAAGCCGCAGTTCGTGATTGAGACGCTCTGGAAAATGACCAAGGATGCGGATACGTACATCACGTCCGACGTTGGTCAGCACCAGATGTGGGCGGCTCAGTACTATCGATTCGATGAACCACGGCGTTGGATCAATTCCGGTGGCTTGGGCACCATGGGCGTGGGCATTCCCTACGCCATGGGCATCAAGCTGGCCAAGCCTGATAGCGAGGTGTACTGCATTACAGGCGATGGTTCGGTGCAAATGTGCATTCAGGAGCTCTCCACTTGCTTGCAGTACAACACCCCGATCAAAATCCTGTCACTCAACAACCGCTACCTCGGTATGGTGCGCCAATGGCAGGAGGTTGAATACGAAGGTCGCTACAGTCACAGTTACATGGATGCGCTGCCCAACTTTGTGAAGCTGGCTGAAGCGTATGGCCACGTGGGCATGCTGGTTGAGCGGGCGCAGGACGTGGAGCCGGCGCTGCGCGAAGCGCGCAAGCTCAAGGACCGGACGGTTTTCATGGATATCCGCACCGACCCGACCGAGAACGTGTTCCCCATGGTGAAAGCCGGCAAGGGCATTACTGAAATGCTGCTCGGCTCCGAAGATCTTTAG